The Phaenicophaeus curvirostris isolate KB17595 chromosome 14, BPBGC_Pcur_1.0, whole genome shotgun sequence nucleotide sequence GGCCTTTCCTTCCCAGTTGCACTGCTCCTGGCAAAGCTGGGGACTTTCCAAAGTGCTTTGTTGTCCATGGGTTTCCCTCCTGGTTGCTGGAGCAAGCGGAAGCAGGCACGGAGACGGGGAAGGGCTGAGTAGCCTGGTCTGGCTCTGCGCCcttcctgccccagcagcacGGGGGACAGCAGGACATGGGACAAGACAGGGTTCCGAAGGAGGTGACCAGGTTGGGGCACAGTTTAGGGATTGCCGCGGTCATGTCTGGGAAGGGCTGTAGTAGGTCTTGGGCACCAGCCCCTTCTGGCAGCTCCCAGGAGGCCAAGCTGGGATGTACCTATCCATCTGTCCCTGCTGAGTGCTGATGGTGTCTGGAGCCCTGCTTCATCCAGGGAGGGGCACTGACACCATTGCTGGGGGCAGCGTGGGGTctgtgtccccagtgccaccagcagcatccctgggctGAGAGGGAGGAATGGCTCCTGGCCTGGGATACTGCGTCTGTGCCAGCCGTGGGTGCTGTAGCCGCCCTGCTCTGTGAGTGCTGTTCCTCTTGCGGTGTCCAtggcagccctgcctgcaggtGTTTTCCCCACCACGCTGCTGTTGACCCTGCTCTCTTGTGCCCTGCAGGGAGACCCTCCAGGTCACACTCAACGATGTCACTGTCTGTGCGCCCACAGCGCCGAGTCCTCGTCACCAAGATCAATAGGAGCCAGTCCTTCGCCGGAGTGAACTCGACGGCCGACCGGCCTTTCAGGTGGGAGATGGGGGCTCGTGCTGCCTGCCACGAAGCAGAGGTTTGGGTATGGTGGGACAGGCTTGAGTGTGGTGGGACAGGCTTGAGTATGGTGGTGGAACCTGCTGCGCATCCTGGGCTGCCTTCCTGACCTGCTGCCTGGCATCTCCTGCAGGGACCTTTGTGGTACCCAGGGGATGTTGCACAAAGGGTTGCAGGGAGCTTAGAGGCCAGGTGAGACCCCGAATCCTCCCATGTCCCAGACTGGGTGAGGACTCTGCAGCCCTGTGGCTGTCATCACGAGAGCCTGGAGGTGGCAGATGCAACTCACTCTTGTGCTTCATCGAGTTCTGAAGTGCTTCTCTGTGAGCATCTCATCATGTTCAATGGGTATGATGAAGGAGCTGGAGTGTCTTTGAAGCTTGGTGTCTCGACCCCACCTTGACATCCCGCAGTAGCCAGTTTCAGGATTTGAGTGCTGGTGTGAATCAGGATATTCTCTGGGTCATTTCAAACCTGTCGCTGAAAGGTTTTCTTGGCTGCCCATGAGTGGCATGGCGAGGAGCAGCCCTTCCCTACTCATCCTGTCCCAGCCATCTATCATAcccttcctcttctctgctGAACCTCACATTGGTGAGAACCACCCCATGCCCTGCACAACCTTGCCACCTTCCTCTACACCATCCCTAGCTCCTGGCTACCCTCTCACAGGTGGTTCTTGGGACACGGGTGTGCCATGGGTTTGGGCTGCAGGACTTTAATGCTTTTAATCCCTTTTCCTAGCACCCAGCCAGGCTTCTTACCTCCCAGTGCACCCATTGGTGCAGGATGAGGGACATCTGTCACCCGAGTGGCTGGGGAAAGCAGTGCCAAGCTGCCTTGCCAGGCTACAGGCACCTCCACTGACCCCAACAGACCCAACTAGAGCTTCTCTGTGCCTGGGAGCCAACCTTCAGTCCTGCTTCGCTCTTGTCCTCAGGTCCTGTCCAGCCTCTGGACCCAGTGACATGTTCCAGGCCATCTTTAGATCTGAGGGTGTCAGAGGGGCTCACATGGGGAACAGGGAGGACTCTTGGATGCCCACAGCCAAGCAGCTGGTGGGGAGATGCTTGTGGGGAGATGCTTCCAGGGAATAATGGGGAATGGTGGAAAGCAAGCACTTACCCATCACTGTGGCTTGGGATGAAGCCAAGACATTCATTTCTGCCCCCTCTCAATGATTCGGGGAAGTCTTTTGGCTACTTCAGCAAAAAGCGGCACAGGATGGGAGGTCCAGCCCAGGGCTGGGAACTAAGGAGCCTAGGGTGTCTCCTGGGCACCAGTGAAGTGATGATGCgttggaaggaggaagggaagatcCAGTCTGAGCGAGGCGTTCCTCACTGGGCTGTGGAACAACTCCATTGCACAAGGCAGGAAGGGCGGTGTTTGGGTCGCAGGCGTCAGGCCGGCATCTCTTCAGGTTGGCCAGGGTGGAGGTGGGGCTGGTGGAGGCAACAGGCAGCCCAGCAGCTCCATACTGCGGGGTTGGTGGCATCTGGAGAGGCATAGCATCAACGAGGATGTCCCTGCCCCTTGTTGCTGTGCTGTGTGGTGGGGTGACAGGGCCGCCTGTCCCCAGGATGCTCTTGTGCTCCTGTTGGCTGGGGGTGTACGATGGCCAggcagcagcctgtgctggcATGTGTTGCTCTGCTGTCAGGCGCCCAGGCCACAGAGAGCATCTCCACGCTTCTGGcagcctggggtgctgggtaTGGAGCAGAGTGTGGCCCCTCTGGAGGGTGGTCAAGGCTAGATAAGTCCCCACAGGCACTCGTGGTCTGCACTTTGGCTGCATTTGCTTTTGCTCCCCGTGACTGGTGCCTGGGACCCCCACACCTCTGCAAAAGCTACCCCATGGACCTTCTCCACTGCTAGCTTTGCAGGTTTAACCTTGTCCTTCCCATGGCTCTGGGGCAGTGAAATGCATTGGGAGGGCTGCAGGCAAGCGGTGCATGCCCAGACTCACGGCCCCGTCTCACCTGTCCCTGCTGGCTGGTTAGACTGGCTGCTGGCGAGTCCTGGGAGAGGCAGGCAGATGGGTGGACCTGGCCTCCATCCCAGAGCTCCTTCTTTTCTTGAAGCAGACCCCGGTGCTGTGTGCTGACCCCGGTCACCCAGGGTTTGCCTGCCTCTCTCCCCAGGAACCTCTCGCCCTTCACCCCCACCGTTTCCCGCAAGACTGGCTCCAGGGTCAGTAGGATGTTCTCAATGTCCCACAAATCCCCACCACCCAAGGTGCCTCAGCCTAACCGCCTGGACGAGGTGTATGAAGCTCTCAAGAAGGGCCTGACGTGAGTGTTGCGGCTCCCCGTGGCTGGGTGGTTGGAGGCAGGGAGCCCCCAAGGGGAACAGGGGCAACTTGCCATgtgggctggggctggaagcTTCCTGCTCCTACTGGGGCACAGGTGCCTTGGGGTCCTGGAGCTGTGGGGAGTCCTGCATCCCACAACTTCCCGCGAAGGGGCACAAGTGGGCTCCCTCAGCTGGGTGCTGGAGCGGAGAGGGGGCGTGCAGGGCCAGGTGTGCTGGGGTCGGCATGGGCTGTGGGTAGCAAGAGCCTGACCCCTGCGATGTGGCTGCCCCTAGAGCCTACCTGGAGGTGCACCAGCTGGAACTGGAGAAGCTTAGCACCCAGATCCGTGAATCCAAGAGGAATTCACGCTTGGTGAGTGTTGCTGGGagaagtcttacaaggagcaagCCTTTGGGCAAACAGCCAGGGCTATGGGACGGCTGGGGTAGCTCGTGGTCCATCTGTGTCCCAGGGCAGAGCCCGTTTCTGTGGGACGCTGGGGCCAGCCCAGGCTCTGGTGTTGGGCTGCATGGGGCTCCTGTCCTACTGTCGTGCACTCTCCAGCCCTGGCTGGGTGCTGCGTGTTCCTGCCAATGTGCTATGGGTGATGGGTGCGCGATGTGCTGGGTCTCCCTGGGTGGACAGAGCTGGCTTTGTGCTGCGTCTTATCCCTATTCTCTTTCCTCCAGGGCTTTCTCTACGATCTGGATAAGGTAAGCGGGATCATTGCCCTGTCCCCCTTGTCTCCCCCGTCCTTGTGCCAGGGATGTGCCACTCTGCCAGCCTCTTCTCTGCTTgctctgccctgctgcctgcccccTGCCCTCTGCACAGGGCTGCCTGTGGGGTGGGATTAAGGCTCTGTGGGCAAGGGAGGTCTGGGCAGGATGAAGCAGAGGCAGGCAGGGGCTTGTAGCCTGCTTCTTGCAAACAAAAGTGGTGGCTGGGGAGTACCGAGCCTGGATTGTCTCTGGAGGCTGGCGgaagagcaccccagagcctgGCCTGTCTCCTGGAAGATGTTCTGgagcaggagaggctggagggtgctgcaGGATGAGGGTGCAAGCCCTGCTCTGCTCACTGCCAGCTGCCACCCTGCACATCCCCGGCAGGGCTGGTGACAAGGAcccatcccagcagcagcacggGCATGCAGCAAGGCACATCCTGACCTGTAGCTCCTCTCCAGAGGGACTGGGCTGCCTTTCATGCcatcttctctgcttttctagCAAGTGAAGTCGATTGAGCGCTTCCTGCGTCGCCTGGAGTTTCATGCTAGCAAGGTGAGATTTGGGAACCGGGGTCACTTTGGGGGTCCCTCGGAGCAGCGCTGGGATAGCCGTGCTGTCCCCCACCCTGCCCCTCACCATAGCTCGGGCCTGTCCTTGCAGATAGATGAGCTCTATGAGGCTTATTGCATCCAGCGGCGGCTCCGTGATGGAGCCCACAACATGGTCAAGGCTTACAGCACGGGCTCCCCAGGCAGCCGGGAAGCACGCGAGAGCCTGGCTGAGGCCAGCAAGGGCTACAAGGAGTACACGGAGGTGAGGCAGCcggctggggtggggggctggCTGGGTGCTGGGTCCCACGAGTGGCTGCTGATGGGTGCCGTCCATGCATCTGTCCCCAGAATATGTGCCTGTTGGAGAACGAGCTGGAGAGCCAGCTGGGCGAGTTCCACATCCGCATGAAAGGTAACACGTCACACTTCATCCCtggcctgcctgcctgcctgcctgcctgctgcctgctgATGCCCCTCTGCCTTCTTTTGCAGGACTGGCAGGCTTTGCCCGGCTCTGTGCTGGTGACCAGTATGAGGTTGGTGGGACCCTATGGGTTGGGatctgcttttctcctgcccTCAGGGTGCCTGGGGAGCATAGGTGGGCACTGATGTGGAGGGAATGTTTCAGGATGGTGGTGGGTGGCATGGGTCCCTGGCCACGCCTTGGTACACACAGAGAGCACCCACCACCCTGGTGTTGTATCTCCCCCATACCCATCGCCTCTGCATCCCCAGATCTTCATGAAATATGGAAGGCAGCGGTGGAAGCTGCGGGGGCGCATCGAGGTGAACAGCAAACAGGTGTGGGACAGCGAGGAAATGGTTTTCTTGCCCCTCGTCACTGAGTTCCTCTCCATCAAGGTACAGtgcagaaggggagaaggatggTGTAGGCCAGCTCCCACCCTGCATCCTGGCAGGGTTTCCTTCCAGGACCTCACCTAAACCTCACCCTTGCTGGGTTGGGAGGAGGCCGACACGTGGTGGTGGCATCAGCATGGATAAGGTgaagcccctctcctccctcttcttcctcaggTGACGGAGCTAAAGAGCCTGGCTAACCATGTTGTGGTGGGCAATGTGTCCTGCGAGACCAAGGACCTctttgcagctctgccccaggTAGTGGCTGTGGATATCAACGACTTGGGCACCCTCAAACTCAGCCTGGAAGTGACCTGGAAGTGAGTATCTCAGCAGGCATCACTGGTAGCACATGGCAGGGCTGGAGATGACCAGCATGGTGTGGGAAGAGCTGGCCTGCCCCGGGCTCTCTCCACTCCCCAAACTGGGCTGCAGTTATGGAAAACCAGAGCTGGGCTGGATGGGGTCCTGGTGTCCTGCCCACTGCAGAGCGGGGTCGAGACCCTTCTGGGCTGGCACACACCCCTCacctctctgctcttctccccagccccTTTGACAAGGACGACCAGCCCTCCACAGCCAGCACCGTCAACAAGGCCTCCACGGTGAACAAGAGGTTCTCCACCTACAACCAGAGCCCACCTGACACGCCGTCCCTGCGGGAACAGGCCTTCTATGTAAGTGTGGCCCTGGGCAGGGCGGCTCAGGAGAGGTATCCCAGAGAGGGGTCCCTGTGCGGATGTGCCCACGCTACGTCCCAGAGGGTGGTGTGGCTCGGGCACACGGGTGGGCAGCTCCTCTCCAGCCATCCGGCCACGGCTCCCCAGTACTGGCACCTGCTCCTCCCATGCTCAcagctcctcttctctctgccCAAGAGCCCGGAGCGGGCAGCCGACAAACACGGCTGGTCGTTGCTGGACATCTTTCGGGAGACGCTCTTCAAGAAGCTGTctcagagctgctcctgcagcgATGTCTCCTCGGCTGAGCTTGGGAGATGGCCGCAGCAGGGCCGCGTAAGTGCAAGGGCTGGAGCCGGCCAGTAGCTTAGCCCAGCGGTGTGGCCACCCCGCAGTAGCCGTAGCTGCTCCTTGTCTCCTACTCACTGGCCCTCACTGATGCCTGAAGgcttgatcatagaatcatagaatcaccaggttggaagagacctaccggatcatcgagtccaaccattcctatcaaacactaaaccactaAGCCTGGGCTGCCCTGGCTGGCCCTGCTCCTCCATCCACATGCGAGAGCCGGGCAGTAGTGAGTAGAAGGCTTGTCTGTGTCCCTGCACTGGTGGTGTTGGTCTGCTGGGCCATAGGATTGGCgtggtgctggtgctggtgtGGTGCTGGCGTGGCACTGGTGCTGGCGTGGAGCTGGCTTGATGCTGTCGCGGTGCTGGTCTGATGCTCACGTGGGTCAGTGATGGTGAATTATTGGCGTGGCACTGGTGTGATGGCCCATGTTGCCCACCACACGCTGGTGCCAAGGCTGTCAGAGCCATGATGGGTGGTGTCCTTGGCTCCACGTGTTGCACACTAGTGATGTGGCTGTGCTGGAGCTGCCCGACATTGATGGAACGGCAGCTGGAGGAGCGGAGCCAGCAGGAGGGTCTTGGCTGATACCATTTTCCCCCCTCTGCAGAATATGCTGCGGCGtcaggaagagctggagaacGGCACAGCCTGGTCCATCTCCTCCGAGTCGTCGGACGactcctccagcccccagcTCTCCGGCAGCGCCCGCCATGCCGCACACAGGCCCATCGTGCAGCCTGAGGTGCAGGCTTCTGCGCCCGCCATCGAGATCTCCTTCTCCCAGCAGCCGGAGGAGGCCGGGGCTGGGCCCGGGGCCAGCAGTGTCGGTGTCGCCTCTGCTGAGATTCAACCGGAGGAGCCGGGAAGCCGTAAGAAGGATGTGGTGGCCAATGGGCACGTGCCCTACTCCAGGACTCTGAGCCACATCAGCGAGGCCAGCGTGGATGCCACGATGGAGGCCAAGGCTGTGGAGAGCCCTTGGGAGCTGGCGCCCAGCCTGGATGAGGCGGGGACGGGCGAGCAGGACACAGATGCCCTCCCTGGTGCCTCGGCGGCAGCCACCACAGCAAAACAGGACAGTGGCATCGAGGCCAAGCCCCGCGCTGCCGCGGCGTGGACCACCAGCTGTGCGGTGGAGCCCAGCGTGGCCGAGCCAGTGCAGAGTCAGGCACCGGCACACGGTGGCTGCAGCACCAGGGTCCCCGCAGCACCGGCACAAGCCCCCACGGAGGAGAGGCCCAGCGCGGCCCCGCCAGTGCTTGCCAGCGTCCCCGAGGTGCTGCGGGGCAAGGCAGTGGATTCGGGGCTGGAGGAGGCCATCAGCCTCCTGGGCTCGGCTCTGGATGACTACCGGGGGCAGttcccagagctgcagccccTCGAGCGGGAGCTCAAGCGCCTGGAGGAGATGTTGCTGGTGAGGGGCTCCCAGAAGTGCCGTGGACGACAGGGATGAGGCCATCCCTGCTGGCAGTGCCCgggggtgatggggatgggTCTGTCCTGGCTGGCAGTGCCCAGGGACGATCGGGACGGGGCTGCCTAGGGATGATGGTGATGGAGCCATCCCTGCTGGCAGTACCCAGGGACGATGGAGATGGGGCCGTGCCTGCTGGCAGTGCCCAGGCAAAAAGAGAATGCATTGACCAGGGATGTGGGTGACAGGGCTGTCGTAGCTTACATGGCATGATCTGACCCCAGcatgccttcctctgcagcagaagCAAGGAGTCTTCCTCAGCCGGGCCTCCAGCATCAGCCTGACGGTGGAGCATGCACTGGAGAGCTTCAGCTTCCTCAACACTTCAGACATGGAGGACTcggagggctctgaggaagagcCTCTCCAAGATGAGAGGTGCACAATGGGGTTCACAGGATGGGGCTCATGGCAGGGTGCGGCCGTGGGGCCATTGGGAGTGAAGATGCTCAGCTCTTTCCAGGTGTCCATGCATATTTAGACCAGCTGGGAGGCAGCCCCCATGCCCGTAGCCCCTGAGACTTGCTCCTTTTTCCCAACCCCAATGCCATGATACTGTAGGTCTTACAGAAACTGTTCAGTGTTGCCCCTGTGAGTGGGGAAGGGTTGGGTCCAGGTTTCCCATGCTGACCGCAGGCTCGCTGTCTCCCTGGGTTGCAGGAGGGCTGGCAGACCCCCGTGCGGCAGCAGGGCCCCCAACGCTGGCGAAACGGGGGCAGATGACACTGGCATGTGCAGTGGCTCTGAGGCCAGCACCGACCCCATGAGTACTGGCAACGAGTTCCTGGATAAAGCCCTGGTGCTTCACCTCAACAACTGCAACCGCCTGCTGCTGGTGAGGACAGGGGCGAGGGCTTGGTGGCAGGGGACATCCTGGGGAGGGAAGCCCTGGTGTGGACTGTGGGTTCCCCTTCAAAGGGGTGTGTTGCCGCAGCGTGGGGGCTGTGGTGTGGGCGCTGCGCTCTGCCCCTGAGGTCCCTGGTTTGGACATGCCTTGCAGAAGCTGGGCACCTTCGGTCCCCTGCGGTGCCAGGAGACGTATGCCCTGGACAGGCTGATGCGGGAGGCACAGGTGCTGGAGATCGTGTGCCAGCTGACAGAGGAGCGAGCAGGagcagctggctctgctgctgaagGTAAAGACGTGGACAAGGGCACCATCGGTGCCACCCCAAGGGTGTGGAGCTCATTCCCCCCTCGATGGCACAGCTGTGCCTGCTGCCATGCCCTGGAGGGGCTTGACAGTGCCTGTCCCCGCAGTGGTGCAGTTCTCAACACGGAAAGAGGGTGTGCTTCCCCTTTGGGACTGCTGCGTCGAGCTGCCCAATGTCTACACCTGCCCCGTTGAGCGGTTCCTGCAGGTGCTCAGTGCCCAGTACGCAGCACCCATCAGCGAGAGGCATCCTGGCCTGGCTGACACCGGTGAGCGGACACCAGGGGAGATTGCTGCCAAGGAAGGGCTCGGTGACCCCAAGCAGGCGCCTGTGGGTGCCAGGAGCCCTGCAGAGGGGTGCCCGTGGCTGCTGCGCACAGTGACCGCGGTCCTTTCCTGCAGTATGTGTGAAACTGGTGGAGGACATGCTGGATCGACGGCTGCCCCGGCGGCCCGGCAGCACCCAGGGCGAGCGAGTCACTATCTTCCAGTACTGGAGCCACTTTGAGTCACTCGGTGCCCTGGTGCTTGACACCTACATGATGGAGCTGGCAGACGAAGGTAGGTGCCCTCCCACCCTTGTGAGACCTTGGCCTGGGCTGCTGGAGCATCACCGTAGGGGATCACCCTGCAGTGCTGCCATGGGGCATCACCCGGAGGTTCAGCCATCCGTGGGGTGGGCACGTAGGTCTGATCCTGTGCGCCAGCCCTGCCCATGCTGCCTTCctgagcaccctgggtccttgCTGTAGGTTCCAGCATCGTGACTTAagtgccccagcagccccactcTGCCCAGCATGGGTGCAGGGTGCCTGGGGACGGGGCGTGCAGGGAGTGCCACCAGGCTCCCTGCACCTTAGCTCAGCCCCTGGttccctgcagcactgctggcacAGAACCTCAACTCGGATGACCAGGACGTGGTGCTGCGTGCCCTGAAGCGCATGCCCGAGGGCCGCCTGAAGAAGGAGGGACTGAAAGCGCTGAGCCTTCTCCTCGTGGAGGGCAACAGCAAGGTGGTGAGCGCTGTGTCAGCCCAGCTCCGTAGCCTGGCAGAAAACCCTCGCTTCCGCCAACGGGTAGGTGCCGGGCAAGCCGAGGACAAGGTGGGCTGGCACTGTGGTCCCTGGGGTGCTGTCCCCTGGCTCTGCTGTGGGTGGTGGCATTGATCCTCCTGGTCTCCCCCAGGCTCTCGTGTGCTtcctggagcagctggaggatgAGGAGGTGCAGATACGCGTGGCTGGGTGTGCGGCGCTGGGCTGCCTGAAGGTgagagggatgcagggaagaGGTGGCAGGGCTGCATCTTCTGGAGGAAGAGGAATCGCAGGTGGCCGGCGAGTCCAGACACACCTGCACAGCCTCCTGCTCCTGGGAGAGAGGAGCTGAGGGTGCCCTAAATCTGCCAGGGAAGCAGGCGGggcaggaagggaaggggaatggggagggaagggacaggacaagggacttTCCTGCAGCAtagggctgcagcagccagtgCTGCCATCTCCTCTAGGCTGTGTCTGTCCAGCAAGCCGTACTCAACCCCTTGTCCCTTCTCCTGCAGGCCAAGGAGAGCATTGAGCAGCTGATTTACCTGTGCCAAACTGACAAGGAACCTGTGCGGGAGGCAGCCAAGCAGAGCCTgatgctgtgtggtgagtgtcccgCTGCATTGCTCTGCTCCCTCACGACCCTTGGCATCCCCAGTGGCATCTCCTGGTGCCAGCAGTGCCCACGGGAGAAAACGGCCCTGGGCTGGTCCCTGCCTGCCCCGTGCACTCTGGCTCGTCGTGCCCCAAGCTCTGCTGAGCAAGAGCAAACTAACAGTGGGCAACAAGGGCCAGGCATCCTCTGGCCACAGAACACTAAGCCTggttgttatttattatttgctaGATGGCACTGAGAGAACCATCTGAGTGGGTTTCTAGGCCTCCACATCGTGGCAGCTGCGGCACAGGTTGGGACACGTGAGCTGTCCTCGTCCCCCGTCACCCCTCCTGCCGCTTTGCTCACGAATGTCTCTGTCTTAGAACCTGTCAGCCATGTCACGTTTTTGGAGTCTGTGTGTCTTGGTTGTTCATAGAGCCCATCCCCGTGGCACCCCAGCACGCGTAGACGCCTTGTGTACCATGTCCCAGCACTGTCCATGTCACCACCTCTTGCTGGGGATGGCTGCTGGGGGCAGATTTGCGTGCGGGGGTGCCGGGTGAAGATCTTGGAGCCAGCTTTGTAGCGTGAACCTGTGCATCCCCGTGTGTGCCTGTAGATCCTGGGGAAGCTCTCGGGATTCCTGTGTCAGTGCATGCAGATGTGCACAGCTGTTTGAGATGCTGGAACTGGCACAGCCCCAAGCCCTGGCCCCTTTGCCCCAAGCTAGGCTCTCCACAAGCCTGCAGTCCTGCAGCCCAAATGTGGATGATCCCTGCTGGGGGACTGGTACAGCAGGCAGTGGAAGAACAGGATTTGCAACGTGAATCAGGAATtctggagggggttgagccAGATCCCAGCTGGGACCCACCCAAGGGTGTGCTAAGAACAAGAGGGGTCTCCACTCTGTGGCCCTAGCACgccagctcagctctgccaggCATTAGCCACGTTTCCGCAGAAAGGCCAGAGGCCACAGTGAGGGATGGACAGGGAACAGTGCTTCTGCAATTCAGTTGACTGACCATGACACGTACTTGCAGGAGAAGATGGTAAATCAGCTCACCGGCGGCTGGAGGAGACCCTGGACAGCCTCCCGAGGATCTTTGCACCAGCCAGCATGGCCAGTACAGCTTTCTGAGCCGCCaagccaacccacctgccatccCTTCAGGGCAAAGGCACCGCTGGGCCACCTGGGCTTGTGCGGCCAGGCCCCAGCAGCCCCGGCTCGctctcacagcagcagcaccgcACCGCAGTATTACCCCCGCCGGGCAGCTCGCCGCAGCCGCACACTGCCTTATGGAGCACTGCttcccccggccccgcgggtGCCACCTACACACCCCTGGGCAGAGGGGCTCGCTGCACATCCCACCCTCCGATTGCTATTTAAAATCCCCAGGGAGCCCACCCTGTCTGCCCCGCTCGTCGGCTACAGCTGCTGGGACCGGAGCGGCAGGGACACGCGCCGGatttctctgcctcctcttgCCTTCCTCTTGCTCGAGGGCAGTTGCCCTGTCCCAGAAGGACCTGCACTTTGGAAACCACAACGTTGCTTTCCAGGAGTTGCCTGGGCCACGGCAACTGCTGCCCTTTGCCATCAGGACTCCACAGgacttaaataaaatgaaatatgagaTATTAATATATTCTGCTGGCGTTTCTTCTTTCCAGCTCCACGTGCTCCTGTCCCTCCCCGGCTGTGGCTGTAGGGAGAGTAGAGAGTGTGGCCCCAGCCCAGAGCCTTTCCTGGTCTGTTGAGAAGCGCCGTggagggcaggggcaggaggagcaaCAGAGGGACTGACAGACGGACGGACAGAAGCTGCcacctttttttgttgttggtttattttattttttatttacagatttttgaaaagcaaaaaattcttttctataATGTCTCTATAAATCTATATATAATGTAATTACAGAGAACAactaattttgattttaaaccAGAAATAAAGCCAAACCTTTAATGAGTGCCAGTGTCGCTGTGCAGGTGTTTCTTTGGCCCCACTGTGCAGGGGCAGGGTAAGCTCGGGGACAGTGTAGCAGGTTGAACAGTGGTG carries:
- the RIPOR1 gene encoding rho family-interacting cell polarization regulator 1 isoform X3, which translates into the protein MGVEQRGCAQPAPLSARASPLASPGTWRPSRSHSTMSLSVRPQRRVLVTKINRSQSFAGVNSTADRPFRNLSPFTPTVSRKTGSRVSRMFSMSHKSPPPKVPQPNRLDEVYEALKKGLTAYLEVHQLELEKLSTQIRESKRNSRLGFLYDLDKQVKSIERFLRRLEFHASKIDELYEAYCIQRRLRDGAHNMVKAYSTGSPGSREARESLAEASKGYKEYTENMCLLENELESQLGEFHIRMKGLAGFARLCAGDQYEIFMKYGRQRWKLRGRIEVNSKQVWDSEEMVFLPLVTEFLSIKVTELKSLANHVVVGNVSCETKDLFAALPQVVAVDINDLGTLKLSLEVTWNPFDKDDQPSTASTVNKASTVNKRFSTYNQSPPDTPSLREQAFYSPERAADKHGWSLLDIFRETLFKKLSQSCSCSDVSSAELGRWPQQGRNMLRRQEELENGTAWSISSESSDDSSSPQLSGSARHAAHRPIVQPEVQASAPAIEISFSQQPEEAGAGPGASSVGVASAEIQPEEPGSRKKDVVANGHVPYSRTLSHISEASVDATMEAKAVESPWELAPSLDEAGTGEQDTDALPGASAAATTAKQDSGIEAKPRAAAAWTTSCAVEPSVAEPVQSQAPAHGGCSTRVPAAPAQAPTEERPSAAPPVLASVPEVLRGKAVDSGLEEAISLLGSALDDYRGQFPELQPLERELKRLEEMLLQKQGVFLSRASSISLTVEHALESFSFLNTSDMEDSEGSEEEPLQDERRAGRPPCGSRAPNAGETGADDTGMCSGSEASTDPMSTGNEFLDKALVLHLNNCNRLLLKLGTFGPLRCQETYALDRLMREAQVLEIVCQLTEERAGAAGSAAEVVQFSTRKEGVLPLWDCCVELPNVYTCPVERFLQVLSAQYAAPISERHPGLADTVCVKLVEDMLDRRLPRRPGSTQGERVTIFQYWSHFESLGALVLDTYMMELADEALLAQNLNSDDQDVVLRALKRMPEGRLKKEGLKALSLLLVEGNSKVVSAVSAQLRSLAENPRFRQRALVCFLEQLEDEEVQIRVAGCAALGCLKAKESIEQLIYLCQTDKEPVREAAKQSLMLCDGTERTI
- the RIPOR1 gene encoding rho family-interacting cell polarization regulator 1 isoform X2, which gives rise to MGVEQRGCAQPAPLSARASPLASPGTWRPSRSHSTMSLSVRPQRRVLVTKINRSQSFAGVNSTADRPFRNLSPFTPTVSRKTGSRVSRMFSMSHKSPPPKVPQPNRLDEVYEALKKGLTAYLEVHQLELEKLSTQIRESKRNSRLQVKSIERFLRRLEFHASKIDELYEAYCIQRRLRDGAHNMVKAYSTGSPGSREARESLAEASKGYKEYTENMCLLENELESQLGEFHIRMKGLAGFARLCAGDQYEIFMKYGRQRWKLRGRIEVNSKQVWDSEEMVFLPLVTEFLSIKVTELKSLANHVVVGNVSCETKDLFAALPQVVAVDINDLGTLKLSLEVTWNPFDKDDQPSTASTVNKASTVNKRFSTYNQSPPDTPSLREQAFYSPERAADKHGWSLLDIFRETLFKKLSQSCSCSDVSSAELGRWPQQGRNMLRRQEELENGTAWSISSESSDDSSSPQLSGSARHAAHRPIVQPEVQASAPAIEISFSQQPEEAGAGPGASSVGVASAEIQPEEPGSRKKDVVANGHVPYSRTLSHISEASVDATMEAKAVESPWELAPSLDEAGTGEQDTDALPGASAAATTAKQDSGIEAKPRAAAAWTTSCAVEPSVAEPVQSQAPAHGGCSTRVPAAPAQAPTEERPSAAPPVLASVPEVLRGKAVDSGLEEAISLLGSALDDYRGQFPELQPLERELKRLEEMLLQKQGVFLSRASSISLTVEHALESFSFLNTSDMEDSEGSEEEPLQDERRAGRPPCGSRAPNAGETGADDTGMCSGSEASTDPMSTGNEFLDKALVLHLNNCNRLLLKLGTFGPLRCQETYALDRLMREAQVLEIVCQLTEERAGAAGSAAEVVQFSTRKEGVLPLWDCCVELPNVYTCPVERFLQVLSAQYAAPISERHPGLADTVCVKLVEDMLDRRLPRRPGSTQGERVTIFQYWSHFESLGALVLDTYMMELADEALLAQNLNSDDQDVVLRALKRMPEGRLKKEGLKALSLLLVEGNSKVVSAVSAQLRSLAENPRFRQRALVCFLEQLEDEEVQIRVAGCAALGCLKAKESIEQLIYLCQTDKEPVREAAKQSLMLCGEDGKSAHRRLEETLDSLPRIFAPASMASTAF